The following coding sequences lie in one Cyanobacterium sp. Dongsha4 genomic window:
- a CDS encoding nucleotidyltransferase family protein, with the protein MTTTLNINFNIPLKKIAEFCHKWEIVEFAVFGSVLRDDFNSDSDIDCLVKFSDNSDWSLFDRVKMKEELALTLNRKVDLVNRKSIENSENWLRKQEILKTNKVIYVKE; encoded by the coding sequence ATGACTACAACCTTAAACATAAATTTTAATATTCCTCTGAAAAAAATTGCTGAATTTTGTCATAAATGGGAGATTGTAGAATTTGCTGTTTTTGGTTCTGTTTTAAGAGATGATTTTAATTCAGATAGTGATATTGATTGTTTAGTTAAATTTTCTGACAATTCTGATTGGAGCTTATTTGATCGTGTAAAAATGAAAGAAGAATTAGCCCTAACTTTAAACAGAAAAGTTGATTTAGTTAATCGAAAATCTATCGAAAATAGCGAAAACTGGCTACGGAAACAAGAGATTTTAAAAACTAACAAAGTCATTTATGTCAAAGAATAA
- a CDS encoding DUF86 domain-containing protein: MSKNKDKAYLIDIINACRKIIRYKSGLDKKAFLKNDQVQSAILYQLLIIGEAVKRLSFELRSIHQEIPWSLIAGMRDNLIHEYEETNLDEVWKTSDVDIPNLLTLQEICNS; the protein is encoded by the coding sequence ATGTCAAAGAATAAGGATAAGGCTTATTTAATAGATATAATTAACGCCTGTCGCAAAATCATAAGATATAAAAGTGGTTTAGACAAAAAAGCATTTCTCAAAAATGATCAAGTCCAATCAGCTATTCTATATCAACTTTTAATTATTGGCGAAGCAGTCAAACGTCTATCTTTTGAATTAAGAAGCATACACCAAGAAATTCCTTGGTCTTTGATTGCGGGAATGCGAGATAATTTAATTCATGAATATGAAGAGACAAACTTAGATGAAGTTTGGAAAACATCAGATGTTGATATTCCTAATTTGTTAACTCTTCAAGAAATTTGTAACTCCTAA
- a CDS encoding DUF3038 domain-containing protein, which translates to MTDSNTELINQEKSDKSEITILKTLPDLILPPPSGMMRVQQQLDLLLLALEALQLGGSEYMLAIGKELELNPIIKNRLSLWRLRCSNPWRKCYTRESLNLAQVKALTLITVKCAKKFVLPIRQLLVAAQQMEDKGMPLENNFRLSEYFSRFRSHFLRRMNHRRAKVSIYASSPDELNKLALSLLEELLFYTGIRGEERLWVKIFDGEVLN; encoded by the coding sequence ATGACTGACTCTAACACCGAATTGATTAATCAGGAAAAATCTGATAAATCAGAAATTACCATCCTTAAGACGCTTCCCGATTTAATTTTGCCTCCTCCTAGTGGCATGATGAGAGTACAACAACAGCTAGATTTGTTATTATTAGCTTTGGAGGCTCTACAGTTAGGTGGTTCAGAGTATATGTTAGCAATAGGTAAAGAGTTAGAATTAAATCCTATTATCAAAAATCGTCTGAGTTTGTGGCGTTTACGTTGCAGTAATCCTTGGCGTAAGTGCTACACAAGAGAATCATTAAACTTAGCACAGGTTAAGGCTTTAACCCTCATTACCGTTAAATGTGCCAAAAAATTTGTGCTTCCTATTCGTCAATTGTTAGTAGCGGCACAACAAATGGAAGATAAAGGAATGCCTTTAGAAAATAATTTTCGTCTTTCTGAATATTTTAGTAGATTTCGATCGCATTTTCTTCGTCGGATGAATCATCGTCGTGCCAAGGTTTCTATTTATGCGTCTTCCCCCGATGAATTGAATAAATTGGCATTATCTTTACTAGAAGAATTGTTATTCTACACTGGTATTCGAGGAGAAGAAAGACTATGGGTGAAAATTTTTGATGGGGAAGTTTTAAATTAG
- a CDS encoding four-carbon acid sugar kinase family protein, translated as MTQAPKIIVLDDDPTGSQTVHSCLLLMKWDIDTLRDGLRDSCPIFFILTNTRALTPEKAQQVTQEVCRNLKDAIALERIQEYLVVSRSDSTLRGHYPLETDVIAQELGEFDAHFLIPAFFEGGRITRDSIHYLMIDGKPTPVHETEFAQDSVFGYSYSYLPDYVEEKTNGKIKAHQVQRFLLDDIRNDTKSRLRELKDNQCVVVDGEKQSDLDQLSTDILTVAQEGKKFLFRSAASILTSLAQLGEQPVKAEAMAEYKPNTNNGVIIVGSHVKKTTQQLKQLLSQPEIVGIEIDVNLLKDDLKNRESLIKSALDKVETILEENKTPVVYTSRQELSFPDIDTRLEFGKQVSAVLMDIVRGLPKDIGFLISKGGITSNDVLSDGLALKEARLLGQILAGCSVIITPDNHPLFPSLPVVLFPGNVGDENGLVTVYQRLNNDKDKSH; from the coding sequence ATGACTCAAGCACCGAAAATAATTGTTCTTGATGATGATCCTACGGGTTCTCAAACGGTTCATAGTTGTTTATTATTGATGAAGTGGGATATTGACACTTTAAGAGATGGTTTGCGTGATTCTTGCCCTATTTTCTTTATCCTCACTAACACCCGTGCTTTAACTCCTGAAAAAGCCCAACAAGTTACTCAAGAAGTTTGTCGTAATCTCAAAGATGCGATCGCACTTGAAAGAATACAAGAGTATTTGGTTGTAAGTCGATCGGATTCTACTCTTAGAGGACATTATCCCCTAGAAACCGACGTAATTGCCCAAGAATTAGGAGAATTTGACGCTCATTTCTTGATTCCTGCATTTTTTGAAGGAGGAAGAATTACCCGTGACTCCATTCACTATTTAATGATTGACGGTAAACCAACCCCCGTGCATGAAACCGAATTTGCTCAAGACTCTGTTTTCGGTTACAGTTATAGTTACTTGCCTGATTATGTAGAAGAAAAAACAAACGGTAAAATTAAAGCCCATCAAGTACAGAGATTTTTACTAGATGATATTAGAAATGATACAAAAAGCCGTCTGAGGGAATTAAAAGATAATCAATGTGTAGTGGTGGATGGAGAAAAACAATCAGACTTAGATCAACTTTCCACTGATATATTAACAGTAGCTCAAGAAGGGAAAAAATTTTTATTTCGTAGTGCCGCCAGTATTTTAACATCCCTTGCCCAATTGGGAGAGCAACCAGTGAAAGCAGAAGCGATGGCAGAGTATAAGCCCAATACTAATAATGGTGTAATTATAGTTGGTTCTCATGTCAAAAAGACAACTCAACAGTTAAAACAATTATTATCTCAACCCGAAATTGTTGGCATCGAAATTGATGTCAATTTATTAAAAGATGACTTGAAAAATAGAGAATCACTAATTAAATCTGCTTTAGATAAAGTTGAGACTATTCTTGAAGAAAATAAAACTCCAGTAGTTTACACCAGTCGCCAAGAATTAAGTTTTCCTGATATTGACACTCGCTTAGAGTTTGGGAAACAAGTATCCGCAGTGTTAATGGATATTGTGAGGGGATTACCTAAAGATATTGGCTTCCTCATTAGTAAAGGAGGTATTACTTCCAACGATGTTTTAAGTGATGGTTTAGCGTTAAAAGAAGCAAGATTATTAGGGCAAATTTTAGCTGGATGTTCTGTAATAATTACACCAGACAATCATCCTCTTTTTCCTAGTTTACCTGTTGTGTTATTCCCCGGTAATGTGGGGGATGAAAATGGTTTAGTTACCGTTTATCAAAGATTGAATAATGACAAAGACAAAAGCCATTAA
- a CDS encoding glycosyltransferase family 2 protein produces the protein MSSQPELSLLIPCYNEEENLPVLFSRLESVLQTLNLNYEIVCINDGSKDNTLKCLVEFHQRDKRIKIINLSRNFGKEIAMSAGLDYTKGKTVIPIDADLQDPPELIIDLLAKWREGYDVVYAVRKTRQGESWIKRKTAEYFYSLIGKISTIPIPANTGDYRLLDEKVVKALRKIPERNRFMKGLFSWVGYKQTAIYFDRLPRYGGKTSFNYWKLWNFALDGITSFSSIPLKVWSYFGLFISFISLLYGLFLVLKTIILGVDLPGYASTIVAILFLGGIQLITLGVIGEYIARIYEEVKQRPLYLIRETYGIEDDLSSEFGVRS, from the coding sequence ATGTCATCTCAACCAGAATTATCTCTATTAATTCCTTGCTATAACGAGGAGGAGAATTTACCTGTCTTATTTTCTCGCTTAGAATCTGTTTTACAAACCCTTAATCTCAATTACGAAATAGTTTGTATTAATGACGGTAGTAAAGATAACACATTGAAATGTTTGGTTGAATTTCATCAACGGGATAAAAGAATTAAAATTATTAATCTTTCCCGTAATTTTGGCAAAGAAATAGCGATGAGTGCAGGATTAGACTATACTAAAGGCAAAACTGTAATTCCTATTGATGCTGATTTACAAGACCCTCCAGAATTAATTATTGATTTATTAGCAAAATGGCGAGAAGGCTATGATGTTGTTTATGCAGTTAGAAAGACTCGTCAAGGAGAATCATGGATAAAAAGGAAAACGGCGGAGTATTTTTATAGTTTGATTGGTAAAATTAGCACCATTCCTATTCCTGCGAATACGGGGGATTATCGTTTATTAGATGAAAAGGTGGTTAAAGCCTTAAGGAAAATACCAGAAAGAAATCGTTTTATGAAAGGATTATTTTCTTGGGTAGGGTATAAACAAACAGCAATTTACTTCGATCGCCTCCCCCGTTATGGAGGAAAAACCAGCTTTAACTATTGGAAATTGTGGAATTTTGCTTTAGATGGGATTACTTCTTTTAGTTCAATTCCTTTGAAAGTATGGAGTTATTTTGGCTTATTTATATCTTTTATTTCTCTTTTATACGGTCTTTTCTTAGTATTAAAAACAATTATTTTAGGGGTTGATTTACCCGGTTATGCTTCTACCATTGTGGCAATTTTGTTTTTAGGGGGCATTCAATTAATTACTCTGGGAGTGATAGGAGAATATATTGCTCGTATATATGAAGAAGTGAAACAAAGACCTTTATATTTAATTAGGGAAACCTACGGTATTGAAGATGATTTGAGTTCGGAGTTCGGAGTTCGGAGTTAA
- a CDS encoding YlqD family protein codes for MDLQKLVLKRPVNVKVIVTPAWQDEAQKQLQAQINQIDQQMLQLDQQGQSAIAEIRKQGSLQANQQIENIQSQVNQKKNELLQQKNQFLQQMQQVQLLELGQEVVQAQMESFFEVQVGDNLLQKLNMEVVLRDGVIEEIRGNI; via the coding sequence ATGGACTTACAAAAATTAGTTTTAAAGCGTCCTGTCAATGTTAAGGTTATTGTTACCCCTGCTTGGCAAGATGAGGCACAAAAACAATTACAAGCTCAAATTAACCAAATTGATCAACAAATGCTACAGTTAGATCAACAAGGTCAAAGTGCGATCGCAGAAATTAGAAAACAAGGTAGCCTACAGGCAAACCAGCAGATAGAAAATATCCAAAGCCAAGTTAATCAAAAGAAAAACGAATTACTACAGCAAAAAAACCAATTCTTACAACAAATGCAACAAGTGCAGTTACTAGAATTAGGACAGGAAGTAGTACAAGCTCAAATGGAAAGTTTCTTTGAAGTACAAGTTGGGGATAATCTTCTACAAAAACTAAATATGGAAGTTGTGCTTCGGGATGGAGTAATAGAGGAAATTAGAGGGAATATCTAA
- a CDS encoding long-chain fatty acid--CoA ligase — MTMNQNVTPDYFSLNSLGEMWDLLPSYCGDIIALSDPHSEPEVRLTYEDVAKTIKQFASALQSLDIKSGEKIALFADNSPRWLIADQGIIINGCADAVRSPLADREELLYILEHSDSSVLVIQDVASLEKLRPELDDFSLKFVVLLSDEEVSRDYPHTIYNFSQFLQLGAQRPFIFVPVEKDALATLIYTSGTTGKPKGVMLSHRNLLHQVCHLDTILQPKKGDRILSILPSWHSYERAAEYFLLSRGTTLIYTNIRYFKQDLKKIKPHHMIGVPRLWESIYEGVQKQFRDGSKTQQKLVNFFLTTSEKYIKAKRMEKGLDLEHLNPSGGEKLTAKITSTLLSPVHKLGDKLVYTKVREGVGGCVQTWVSGGGSLAKHIDNFFQIVGIPLIVGYGLTETSPVTNARRITRNIVGASGQPIPETEIKIVNPETRETLPQGEKGLVFIRGTQVMQGYYKNPEATAKAIDEEGWFDSGDLGWVTPDNDLVITGRAKDTIVLSNGENIEPQPLEDACVRSPYIDQIMVVGQDQKYLGALIVPNLEALQQWGEEQNRILNLPSVGASRAEIEKSDLYSSGVLSLYKQELAREVKNRPGYRIDDRISVFELILEPFSIDNGMMTQTLKIKRPVITNHYQDMINSMFTK, encoded by the coding sequence ATGACTATGAATCAAAATGTAACTCCAGATTATTTTTCTCTCAATTCTCTGGGGGAAATGTGGGATTTATTACCTAGCTATTGCGGTGATATAATTGCTTTATCTGACCCTCATAGTGAGCCAGAAGTGAGGTTAACTTATGAAGATGTGGCAAAAACTATTAAACAATTTGCTTCAGCTTTACAGTCTTTAGATATTAAATCTGGTGAAAAAATTGCCCTTTTTGCTGATAATAGTCCCCGTTGGTTAATTGCTGATCAAGGTATTATTATTAATGGTTGTGCTGATGCGGTGCGATCGCCTCTTGCAGATCGTGAGGAGCTATTATATATCTTAGAACATAGTGACAGTTCGGTGTTAGTTATTCAAGATGTGGCTAGTCTTGAAAAGTTAAGACCTGAATTAGATGATTTTTCTTTAAAATTTGTGGTTTTACTCTCTGATGAGGAAGTTAGTCGGGATTATCCCCATACTATTTATAATTTCTCTCAATTTCTCCAATTAGGAGCTCAACGCCCTTTTATTTTTGTTCCCGTTGAAAAAGACGCTTTAGCAACTTTAATCTATACTTCTGGCACGACAGGAAAACCGAAAGGAGTAATGTTATCTCATCGTAATTTATTACACCAAGTCTGTCATCTCGACACTATTTTACAACCAAAAAAAGGCGATCGCATCTTAAGTATTTTACCGAGTTGGCATTCCTACGAAAGAGCGGCGGAGTATTTCTTACTCTCAAGGGGAACAACTCTAATTTATACTAATATTCGCTACTTTAAGCAAGATTTGAAGAAAATTAAACCCCATCACATGATTGGAGTGCCTCGTTTATGGGAATCTATTTATGAGGGTGTGCAAAAACAATTCCGTGACGGCAGTAAAACTCAGCAAAAATTAGTCAATTTCTTCCTAACTACCTCTGAAAAATATATCAAAGCCAAACGCATGGAAAAAGGCTTAGATTTAGAACATTTAAACCCTAGTGGTGGAGAAAAACTAACGGCAAAAATTACCTCAACCTTACTATCACCCGTTCATAAACTGGGAGATAAATTAGTCTATACTAAAGTCCGAGAAGGTGTAGGCGGTTGCGTACAGACATGGGTAAGCGGTGGTGGTTCATTAGCGAAACATATTGATAACTTTTTCCAAATAGTAGGTATTCCCTTAATTGTTGGCTATGGCTTAACGGAAACCTCCCCTGTTACTAACGCCCGTCGCATCACTCGTAACATCGTAGGTGCATCAGGGCAACCTATCCCCGAAACAGAAATAAAAATCGTCAACCCTGAAACCCGTGAAACTTTGCCTCAAGGCGAAAAAGGTTTAGTTTTTATCCGAGGCACTCAGGTTATGCAGGGATATTATAAAAATCCTGAAGCTACAGCAAAAGCCATTGACGAGGAAGGATGGTTTGACAGTGGTGATTTAGGTTGGGTAACACCTGACAATGACTTAGTAATTACAGGCAGAGCGAAGGATACTATCGTTTTGAGTAACGGGGAAAATATTGAACCTCAACCCCTTGAGGATGCTTGTGTGCGTAGCCCTTATATTGACCAAATTATGGTTGTAGGACAAGATCAAAAATATTTAGGGGCGTTGATTGTGCCTAATTTGGAAGCGTTACAGCAATGGGGAGAAGAGCAAAATCGTATTCTTAACTTACCTTCGGTGGGGGCAAGTCGAGCAGAAATTGAAAAAAGCGACCTTTACAGTAGTGGGGTTTTAAGCCTTTATAAGCAAGAATTAGCCCGTGAGGTCAAAAACAGACCCGGATACCGAATTGATGACCGTATTAGCGTTTTTGAGTTGATTTTAGAGCCTTTTTCCATAGACAATGGGATGATGACTCAAACTCTAAAAATTAAACGTCCTGTAATAACTAACCATTATCAGGATATGATTAATTCGATGTTTACAAAATAG
- a CDS encoding TIGR00266 family protein, whose translation MDIQILQQPESAVTKGAAAPIAKITMEQNEELIAEAGTMIAMSDFINVSTTLRQGKGGGIMGGFKRMLAGESLFLSVFRCYQPQGEVFLAPSLMGDIIIYEMQGQELIVQSASYLASASTVDMDLGFQGFKSFFSGESIFWLSITGYGAVILSSFGAIYEIDVDGEYIVDTGHIVAFERSLDFRIGKVNSSWLGAFLGGEGLICRFFGQGKVYCQTHNPGNFGRLIGSRLPER comes from the coding sequence ATGGATATACAAATTCTACAACAACCAGAAAGTGCGGTCACCAAAGGTGCGGCTGCGCCGATCGCAAAAATTACAATGGAGCAGAATGAAGAATTGATCGCCGAAGCAGGTACAATGATAGCCATGAGTGACTTTATCAATGTCAGCACCACATTAAGACAGGGTAAAGGGGGAGGAATCATGGGAGGATTCAAAAGGATGTTAGCAGGAGAATCCTTATTTCTTAGCGTTTTTCGTTGTTACCAACCCCAAGGAGAAGTATTTTTAGCCCCCTCTCTCATGGGGGATATTATAATTTATGAAATGCAAGGACAAGAATTAATCGTTCAATCCGCTTCTTATCTAGCTTCTGCCTCTACCGTTGACATGGATTTAGGTTTTCAAGGCTTTAAATCTTTCTTTTCTGGAGAATCCATTTTTTGGCTAAGTATAACGGGTTATGGAGCGGTAATTTTAAGCTCTTTTGGGGCTATATATGAAATTGATGTTGATGGAGAGTATATTGTTGACACAGGGCATATCGTCGCTTTTGAAAGAAGTTTAGATTTTCGGATTGGAAAAGTAAATAGTAGCTGGTTGGGTGCATTTTTAGGAGGAGAAGGCTTAATTTGTCGTTTCTTTGGGCAAGGAAAAGTGTATTGTCAAACCCACAATCCGGGCAATTTTGGTAGATTGATTGGCTCAAGATTACCTGAAAGATGA
- a CDS encoding TIGR00266 family protein, giving the protein MKYKVCYRPAFAAVFVTLEPRERITAEAGAMVSMDGDIVMKTEFSGGLIPALIRKFLGGESMFVNVFYNPTNRPLNLVLTQSMIGDIEAIKLENKSICFQPSAYIAHTPGAKMGVKWAGFASWFAGEGLFKLHFSGKGRVLFGCYGGITRREINGDFIVDNNHLVAYDDGIKMNIALSGNLLSSLTSGEGFVNKLTGRGAIYLQSRSVSGLVGFLSPKVR; this is encoded by the coding sequence GTGAAATATAAAGTTTGTTATCGCCCTGCTTTTGCGGCAGTTTTCGTCACTTTAGAACCTAGAGAACGTATTACTGCTGAAGCTGGTGCAATGGTAAGCATGGATGGAGATATTGTCATGAAAACCGAGTTTTCAGGGGGGTTGATTCCTGCTTTGATACGCAAATTTTTGGGCGGTGAATCGATGTTTGTCAATGTTTTTTATAATCCCACCAATCGCCCTCTGAATTTAGTTTTAACTCAATCTATGATAGGCGACATTGAAGCAATCAAACTAGAAAATAAATCTATCTGTTTTCAACCCAGTGCTTATATTGCCCATACTCCGGGGGCAAAAATGGGGGTAAAATGGGCAGGTTTCGCCAGTTGGTTTGCGGGGGAAGGCTTATTTAAACTTCATTTTTCAGGTAAAGGTAGAGTCTTATTCGGTTGTTATGGCGGTATTACCCGTAGGGAAATTAATGGGGATTTTATCGTTGATAATAACCACTTAGTTGCTTACGATGATGGAATTAAAATGAATATTGCTTTATCGGGTAATCTTCTATCCTCTCTAACTTCAGGAGAAGGTTTTGTCAATAAACTTACGGGTAGAGGCGCGATTTATCTTCAGTCTCGCAGTGTTAGTGGTTTAGTGGGTTTTCTCTCTCCCAAGGTGCGATAA
- a CDS encoding TIGR00266 family protein, with translation MLNKSEIKYRIEHNPAYGFLVLELEPNQTAIVEAGGMAAMDSSIKMESKMKGGFGQSFGRMLGGESLFLNEFTAQGSQGELYISPGVPGDIQYYHLDGSKGLMIQSSGFVASGKNVEINSNFQGFKGFFSGESIFLLKATGRGDIWFSSYGAIVEIDVENNYVVDTGYIVAFEDTLNYNVEMIGGLSFRNLRTGILGGEGLVCRFSGSGKLWIQSRGLYPLLNFLYPFRPVKSSD, from the coding sequence ATGTTAAATAAATCAGAAATTAAATATAGAATAGAACACAATCCTGCTTATGGTTTTTTAGTTTTAGAACTTGAACCTAATCAAACTGCTATAGTCGAAGCAGGAGGCATGGCGGCCATGGATTCTTCCATAAAAATGGAATCGAAAATGAAGGGGGGATTTGGTCAAAGTTTTGGCAGAATGTTGGGAGGAGAATCTTTATTTTTAAATGAGTTTACCGCCCAAGGTAGTCAAGGAGAATTATATATTTCTCCCGGAGTGCCGGGGGATATTCAATATTATCATTTAGATGGTAGTAAAGGACTTATGATTCAGTCTTCTGGTTTTGTTGCTTCTGGCAAAAATGTAGAAATTAATAGTAACTTTCAGGGTTTTAAAGGTTTTTTTAGTGGGGAATCAATCTTTCTCTTAAAAGCCACAGGAAGGGGAGATATTTGGTTTAGTTCCTATGGTGCTATCGTAGAAATTGACGTAGAAAATAATTATGTAGTTGACACAGGTTATATTGTCGCATTTGAAGATACACTCAACTATAATGTGGAAATGATAGGCGGTTTATCCTTCCGAAATTTACGCACTGGGATTTTAGGAGGAGAGGGTTTAGTTTGCCGTTTCTCTGGCAGTGGTAAGTTATGGATTCAATCTAGGGGCTTATATCCTTTGCTTAATTTTTTGTATCCGTTTCGCCCTGTCAAAAGTAGTGATTAA